TATTTGATGGCCAAAGCAAATGCCTTCAGTAAAGGTTAGCAACTAACTATACGATGCAGGAAACCAGCTGTAGATTCTATACGTACCGACTACTTTTATTCCAGCATCAATAGCCTGCTTAGTAAAATTAACAAGCTTGATAATCCactcatcatcaccaaatGCATTGTGCTTGGATCCAGTGATGAGGATAGCATCCACTCCATCTAGACTATTAGGATACTCTTGTTTCGTGACCACATCATAAGCTTTGATGACCGACTTTGGATCAAGCTTAGCATTAAGAAGAAGTCGCTTGAATATATCTCCATAGCTCCCATGTACCTCGGCAACCGAAGGCA
This is a stretch of genomic DNA from Sugiyamaella lignohabitans strain CBS 10342 chromosome C, complete sequence. It encodes these proteins:
- a CDS encoding amidotransferase (predicted), with the translated sequence MSHIAILEADTPMPSVAEVHGSYGDIFKRLLLNAKLDPKSVIKAYDVVTKQEYPNSLDGVDAILITGSKHNAFGDDEWIIKLVNFTKQAIDAGIKVVGTYRIYSWFPASYS